A stretch of the Lineus longissimus chromosome 10, tnLinLong1.2, whole genome shotgun sequence genome encodes the following:
- the LOC135494998 gene encoding P2R1A-PPP2R2A-interacting phosphatase regulator 1-like isoform X2: MEGSFPMASSQMEVDLPSTSGSGTNLKRSNSAPMINALPPNTPTEAVPETNRSHTPPLSLCIQQPRPLDSTRVRRFSSSSVALTSINISTSAPLNTTPIKIPSRLHQIKNEEKLNIIVNREAAHEKEVQSAMQISSSWDEFHLDDNNQDADPVHQQPLDGTVGNMHNAPQHGASHIQSNVHSLSNVQDMPMSMNMEASCSNSLGPAMKRQRSYSESLHVFPSLFPLSGSPSPTRVGKQCYSPSMQQPVRNSTLTPSPSPSPTRKTFARSLSPIAMKPSTLGMKRKHCDNDGFSSYMSPPKRFSTGASTPDRQSAPHPLTHSISSSSLEDNSSPEQLVPRGATTTCTIGNMQTHRSPCYTFTPVSVTEGNDNVVMTDSETSEITDISDSSMSHMQMSPVRHGHT; the protein is encoded by the exons ATGGAGGGGTCGTTCCCAATGGCCAGTAGCCAGATGGAGGTCGATCTACCATCAACGTCTGGCTCTGGTACCAATCTTAAACGCTCCAACAGTGCCCCAATGATAAATGCCTTGCCACCAAATACACCAACGGAAGCCGTTCCAGAAACAAATCG GTCTCACACACCACCTCTTAGTCTCTGTATACAACAACCTCGTCCCCTTGACTCAACCAGAGTTCGTCGCTTCAGCTCAAGCAGTGTCGCACTGACATCAATTAATATCAGTACTTCAGCTCCACTTAATACT ACACCAATCAAAATTCCATCAAGATTACATCAAATCAAGAATGAGGAGAAACTTAATATAATAGTGAACCGAGAAGCTGCCCATGAGAA AGAAGTGCAATCCGCCATGCAGATATCCAGTTCCTGGGATGAATTTCACTTG GATGACAACAATCAAGATGCCGACCCAGTTCATCAACAACCCCTAGATGGCACTGTGGGCAACATGCACAACGCCCCTCAACACGGAGCAAGTCATATACAGAGTAATGTACATAGTCTGAGTAATGTACAGGACATGCCGATGTCCATGAACATGGAAGCGAGTTGTAGCAACTCGTTAGGGCCGGCCATGAAGAGGCAACGTTCGTACAGTGAAAGCCTCCATGTGTTTCCTTCACTGTTCCCACTGTCGGGGTCCCCGTCACCAACCAGAGTCGGGAAG CAATGTTATTCACCCTCAATGCAACAGCCAGTGAGGAACTCAACCCTTACACCAAGTCCAAGTCCTAGTCCTACCAGAAAAACATTTGCTAGAAGTTTGAGTCCGATCGCCATGAAACCAAGTACTCTCGGCATGAAAAGAAAAC ATTGTGATAATGATGGCTTCAGTAGTTACATGAGCCCGCCAAAGAGATTCAGTACTGGAGCAAGCACTCCAGACAGGCAGAGTGCACCACATCCCCTCACACACAG tatATCATCGAGTAGTTTAGAAGATAATAGCAGCCCAGAACAATTGGTGCCACGCGGGGCCACAACAACTTGCACAATCGGCAATATGCAGACTCATCGCTCACCGTGTTATACTTTCACACCAGTCTCGGTCACCGAGGGGAATGATAATGTCGTCATGACGGACTCAGAAACATCAGAGATCACAGATATAAGTGACAGTTCTATGTCACATATGCAGATGTCGCCAGTCAGGCACGGGCATACGTGA
- the LOC135494998 gene encoding P2R1A-PPP2R2A-interacting phosphatase regulator 1-like isoform X1, producing MEGSFPMASSQMEVDLPSTSGSGTNLKRSNSAPMINALPPNTPTEAVPETNRSHTPPLSLCIQQPRPLDSTRVRRFSSSSVALTSINISTSAPLNTTPIKIPSRLHQIKNEEKLNIIVNREAAHEKEVQSAMQISSSWDEFHLDDNNQDADPVHQQPLDGTVGNMHNAPQHGASHIQSNVHSLSNVQDMPMSMNMEASCSNSLGPAMKRQRSYSESLHVFPSLFPLSGSPSPTRVGKQCYSPSMQQPVRNSTLTPSPSPSPTRKTFARSLSPIAMKPSTLGMKRKLDCDNDGFSSYMSPPKRFSTGASTPDRQSAPHPLTHSISSSSLEDNSSPEQLVPRGATTTCTIGNMQTHRSPCYTFTPVSVTEGNDNVVMTDSETSEITDISDSSMSHMQMSPVRHGHT from the exons ATGGAGGGGTCGTTCCCAATGGCCAGTAGCCAGATGGAGGTCGATCTACCATCAACGTCTGGCTCTGGTACCAATCTTAAACGCTCCAACAGTGCCCCAATGATAAATGCCTTGCCACCAAATACACCAACGGAAGCCGTTCCAGAAACAAATCG GTCTCACACACCACCTCTTAGTCTCTGTATACAACAACCTCGTCCCCTTGACTCAACCAGAGTTCGTCGCTTCAGCTCAAGCAGTGTCGCACTGACATCAATTAATATCAGTACTTCAGCTCCACTTAATACT ACACCAATCAAAATTCCATCAAGATTACATCAAATCAAGAATGAGGAGAAACTTAATATAATAGTGAACCGAGAAGCTGCCCATGAGAA AGAAGTGCAATCCGCCATGCAGATATCCAGTTCCTGGGATGAATTTCACTTG GATGACAACAATCAAGATGCCGACCCAGTTCATCAACAACCCCTAGATGGCACTGTGGGCAACATGCACAACGCCCCTCAACACGGAGCAAGTCATATACAGAGTAATGTACATAGTCTGAGTAATGTACAGGACATGCCGATGTCCATGAACATGGAAGCGAGTTGTAGCAACTCGTTAGGGCCGGCCATGAAGAGGCAACGTTCGTACAGTGAAAGCCTCCATGTGTTTCCTTCACTGTTCCCACTGTCGGGGTCCCCGTCACCAACCAGAGTCGGGAAG CAATGTTATTCACCCTCAATGCAACAGCCAGTGAGGAACTCAACCCTTACACCAAGTCCAAGTCCTAGTCCTACCAGAAAAACATTTGCTAGAAGTTTGAGTCCGATCGCCATGAAACCAAGTACTCTCGGCATGAAAAGAAAAC TAGATTGTGATAATGATGGCTTCAGTAGTTACATGAGCCCGCCAAAGAGATTCAGTACTGGAGCAAGCACTCCAGACAGGCAGAGTGCACCACATCCCCTCACACACAG tatATCATCGAGTAGTTTAGAAGATAATAGCAGCCCAGAACAATTGGTGCCACGCGGGGCCACAACAACTTGCACAATCGGCAATATGCAGACTCATCGCTCACCGTGTTATACTTTCACACCAGTCTCGGTCACCGAGGGGAATGATAATGTCGTCATGACGGACTCAGAAACATCAGAGATCACAGATATAAGTGACAGTTCTATGTCACATATGCAGATGTCGCCAGTCAGGCACGGGCATACGTGA